A single region of the Elizabethkingia sp. JS20170427COW genome encodes:
- a CDS encoding exodeoxyribonuclease V subunit beta has product MNYYTVINASAGSGKTYTLVKNLLKICLKNDRPELIGNILALTFTNKAAGEMKERILSWLKDYTSEKYMSNPSLINIQQELKQEGDTLSMDQLRDRSQRLLDYILHHYSTLNISTIDKFNSRLIRSFALELGLPQNFNLEVDPTPFITEAVEQTLDKIGEDPQISKAFIDYINYNLENDEKINIQQTLNKKADEYNSDIHYNQLKKNKNFDWDAYTTEKEKLRKEIQQLKKESLQICKAAQGLIKTQELTTSDFAGGKKNSIAVFFDKFLQKNIPALPSKSEEQATEIFEKGSSSSSKKRQNEILSILPLLLDSRKRIIRNYIEIEKKKKIHQALLPLKINKEIQDQLKIIEDENDLLLLSRFNIMINEQLKDEPSAFIYEKIGEKFQHFFFDEFQDTSLLQWQNFVPLRDNALSEADTSFSIVGDPKQSIYRFRGGDAKIMLDIINKKEITPKYAETIVLGHNYRSSFNIVQFNNELYKFISTTLDDDYRSIFGESAIQIPHSKNPGRVRVNLIENEKKEQFYIDSCEKMREDIQQCLDNGYQLSDIAILCRGNHDISEFTSKLSAMQVNYQGKEIFIKTISDSGLTLDLSPTVNATIEYLKWYIDPKDLQALAFCLYYLNQSGRITMVDFSQEFSELIALDNSEDIIAKIRQLYHLNFHIDHQNLNTYSFIENVLQNFSVQGEETVYLINFLELLYAYFQNTAANLKDFIQFWKDKGHQTNIQVSENVDAIQLLTIHKSKGLEFPIVFLPFVYENTDNKIEDWMDVNDEQSALRSVNVKKFDNSIASYHEDLQEFNTRNIYKNKIDKLCLLYVATTRAVDQMFFYIQKTINPEFEIYNFINTKKPQHNEEEEQVSENNEDSFDIFPISDIDLLKRKKEEQNSTIEEYHIQSLQPEDTGISTEIKIATPSKSYQERNESVKTGIFTHSILEKIITREDAPRVLKQFLLDGTITKEEHQAIQERISHLFEEHSEYFDGRYTVVNEREILYSQNGESIVLRPDRLMKSPEGWLIIDFKTGAEHEKYEEQVDTYKKALEAAGEKVWKTEILYL; this is encoded by the coding sequence TTGAAAATTTGCTTAAAGAATGATAGGCCCGAGCTGATTGGAAACATCCTAGCTCTTACTTTTACCAATAAAGCAGCAGGTGAAATGAAGGAAAGGATACTTTCTTGGTTGAAGGATTACACTTCCGAAAAATACATGAGCAACCCTTCCCTCATCAACATCCAACAAGAGTTAAAACAAGAAGGAGATACTCTAAGTATGGATCAGCTAAGAGATCGCTCTCAGAGGTTGCTCGACTATATTCTCCACCACTACTCTACACTTAACATTAGTACTATCGATAAATTCAACTCCCGACTTATCCGATCTTTTGCCTTAGAGCTTGGACTTCCCCAAAACTTTAATCTAGAAGTAGATCCTACTCCTTTTATTACCGAAGCAGTAGAACAAACTCTAGACAAGATTGGCGAGGATCCTCAGATTTCCAAAGCTTTTATCGATTACATCAACTACAACCTGGAAAACGATGAGAAAATCAACATACAACAAACCCTCAATAAGAAAGCTGACGAATACAATAGCGATATACATTACAACCAATTAAAAAAGAACAAGAATTTCGATTGGGATGCTTATACTACAGAAAAAGAAAAATTGCGAAAAGAGATTCAGCAATTAAAAAAAGAATCTCTACAAATTTGTAAAGCAGCCCAAGGGCTTATAAAAACTCAAGAGCTAACAACTTCCGATTTTGCAGGCGGAAAAAAGAATAGCATTGCTGTATTTTTTGATAAATTTCTCCAAAAAAATATTCCTGCCTTACCTTCAAAATCAGAAGAACAGGCTACTGAGATCTTCGAAAAAGGAAGTAGCTCTTCTAGCAAAAAAAGACAAAATGAAATCCTCAGCATTCTTCCTCTACTTCTAGACAGCCGAAAGAGAATTATCCGCAACTATATAGAAATCGAAAAGAAGAAGAAAATACACCAAGCACTTCTTCCTCTAAAAATCAATAAGGAAATCCAAGATCAGCTTAAAATCATAGAAGATGAAAACGATTTACTACTGCTCTCTCGCTTCAACATTATGATTAATGAGCAGTTGAAAGATGAACCTTCTGCTTTTATCTATGAGAAAATTGGTGAAAAATTTCAGCATTTCTTTTTTGATGAATTTCAAGATACTTCCCTATTGCAATGGCAAAACTTTGTTCCTTTAAGGGACAATGCACTCTCTGAAGCCGACACCAGCTTTAGCATTGTGGGAGATCCTAAGCAAAGCATCTACCGCTTTAGAGGTGGAGATGCTAAAATAATGCTGGACATCATTAACAAAAAAGAAATTACCCCGAAATACGCTGAGACTATAGTCTTAGGCCACAACTACAGGAGTAGTTTTAATATTGTACAGTTCAACAACGAGCTTTATAAATTTATTTCCACCACATTAGATGACGATTACCGCTCTATTTTTGGTGAATCTGCAATACAGATTCCTCATTCCAAAAATCCAGGAAGAGTAAGAGTTAATCTTATAGAAAACGAAAAAAAAGAACAATTTTATATCGACAGTTGCGAAAAAATGAGGGAAGACATTCAACAGTGTCTCGACAATGGATACCAACTTTCTGATATTGCCATCCTATGCCGGGGCAATCATGACATTTCAGAATTTACGAGTAAGCTTTCCGCAATGCAAGTAAACTATCAAGGAAAAGAAATATTTATCAAAACTATTTCTGATAGTGGGCTTACCCTAGATCTTTCCCCAACAGTTAACGCCACCATAGAATATCTTAAATGGTATATAGACCCTAAGGATTTACAAGCCCTAGCTTTCTGTCTTTATTATCTCAACCAATCTGGAAGAATAACGATGGTTGATTTTTCACAAGAATTTTCAGAACTAATAGCTCTTGATAATAGTGAAGATATCATTGCTAAAATCCGACAGCTGTACCATCTAAATTTCCATATTGATCATCAAAATCTTAATACCTATAGTTTTATAGAAAATGTATTACAAAACTTTAGTGTCCAAGGAGAGGAAACGGTTTATCTCATCAACTTTTTAGAGCTTCTGTATGCTTACTTCCAAAACACGGCGGCCAATTTGAAGGACTTTATCCAATTTTGGAAAGATAAAGGTCACCAAACCAACATTCAGGTTTCTGAAAATGTCGATGCAATACAACTTCTTACCATTCATAAATCTAAGGGCTTAGAATTTCCTATTGTCTTTTTACCATTTGTCTATGAAAATACCGATAATAAAATCGAAGATTGGATGGATGTTAACGATGAGCAATCTGCTCTTAGGTCTGTTAATGTTAAAAAATTTGATAACAGCATAGCCTCTTATCATGAAGATCTGCAAGAATTTAATACCAGGAATATTTATAAAAACAAAATCGACAAACTATGTCTGCTCTACGTTGCCACCACTAGAGCTGTAGATCAGATGTTTTTCTATATCCAAAAAACAATCAACCCTGAATTTGAAATCTACAACTTCATCAATACCAAAAAGCCTCAACATAACGAGGAAGAAGAACAAGTTTCCGAAAACAATGAGGATTCTTTCGACATCTTCCCAATTTCTGATATCGATTTACTTAAACGCAAAAAAGAAGAACAGAATTCCACTATTGAAGAATACCACATACAATCCTTACAACCTGAGGATACTGGCATTTCTACCGAAATAAAAATTGCCACTCCATCCAAAAGCTATCAAGAACGTAATGAAAGTGTAAAAACAGGAATCTTCACCCACAGTATTCTTGAAAAAATCATTACTCGAGAAGATGCTCCTAGGGTGTTGAAACAATTTTTACTAGACGGAACCATCACTAAAGAAGAACACCAAGCAATACAGGAAAGGATTTCCCACCTTTTTGAAGAGCATTCAGAATATTTTGATGGTCGATATACCGTAGTTAATGAAAGGGAAATCCTATACTCCCAAAATGGTGAAAGCATAGTCCTTCGCCCAGATCGACTCATGAAATCTCCTGAAGGCTGGCTTATTATTGATTTTAAAACAGGTGCCGAACACGAAAAATACGAAGAGCAAGTGGATACTTATAAAAAAGCTTTAGAAGCCGCAGGGGAAAAAGTATGGAAAACTGAAATCCTTTATTTGTAA